GACGACGATCAGTACGGCGGCAGCGGGCGCTCCTCCCCCCGACGGAGGTTCGCCGGCCCCCACCAGAGCAGGACGACGAGGACGAGCACGGTCGTGACCGCCGTCTGGTAGCGGTCCGCCGCCGGCGAGAGTTCGAGGAGCTGGCCGGTGGCGTTGCCGAGGAAGTGAAACAGGATCGCCGCGAGGACGCTCCGGTTCGTGTTGTTGAACAGCCACGTGTAGAGGACCGCGCCGACGAGGACGTTGAAGGCGAACCACGCCGGGTCCGGCGCGAAGTCCCAGCTGCTGTAGTAGCCGACCATCAGGAACAGCGGCGCGTGCCAGGCCGCCCACGCGACGCCGAGGATCAGGCTCGCGGTCAGCGCGCTCCACCGTCGCTGGAGCCGATCGAGCCAGTAGCCCCGCCAGCCGATCTCCTCGTGGAACGGGCCGAGCAGGAAGATCGCAAGCAGCGTCCCGAGGAGCGCGACCGGCTCGCCGAGCAGTTCCAGCAGGGGCGCCGCGCTCAGCGGCCGGCTCGCGCCGTCGACGACGACCGCGACGCCGGCGCCGGCCAGCGCGAGCGCCGGCCAGAGCGCCAGCATCACCGCGGCCCAGCGGCCCGGGATCAACCGCACGTCGACGAGTCGCCGTTTCAGGTCCGCGAGACCGGCCCGGCCGCCGACCCGCCAGGCCATGACCACGCCGCCGATCGTGACGCCGAGACCGCCGACCAGCAGGAAGACGATTCCCGGAAACCGGAAGACGTGCCAGCCGGCGGCGATCGGGACGCTCCACCAGAGCCACGTCCAGCCGTGGGAGAACAGGAGGTACCCCCAGACGTCGAATCCCCGGCGGTTCTCGAGCGCAGTTCCCACGCCCGTCTCGCTCCCGCGTCCGGCCGCCGACCGCGAGGCGTCGCTCCGTTCCGTCATGCTAGATGCATTCTCCTCCTCGTATATCGAGATATCGGCCCGCGAGGGGATCCGCGGCGGCCGCTCCGGGGCTGACCGTCACTCCGCGTGGCGGGAATCACCGACGAGGCTATGTCCGGCCGTCGCCCCGGAGAGGGCGTGAGCCGACTCGCCGTCCGTGAACGGGCCGTCCGCCGTCCGATCGTCGCGTTCTTCGTCCTGGCCTACGCCATCTCGTGGCTCGGGTTCCTCCCGTCCGTGCTGGGAGTCGACGGGGGTCTCGGGGGGATGAACCTGCTTGTCGCCCAGTTCGGCCCCGCGCTCGCCGCGCTGATCGTTCTGCGGTACACCGGCGGCTCCGTCCGGGAGTGGGCCGGCCGCGTCGTCCGCTGGCGCGTCCCGCTGCGGTGGTGGGCCGCGACGCTCGCGATCCCGGTCGCCGTCTTC
The Salinilacihabitans rarus DNA segment above includes these coding regions:
- a CDS encoding CPBP family intramembrane glutamic endopeptidase codes for the protein MTERSDASRSAAGRGSETGVGTALENRRGFDVWGYLLFSHGWTWLWWSVPIAAGWHVFRFPGIVFLLVGGLGVTIGGVVMAWRVGGRAGLADLKRRLVDVRLIPGRWAAVMLALWPALALAGAGVAVVVDGASRPLSAAPLLELLGEPVALLGTLLAIFLLGPFHEEIGWRGYWLDRLQRRWSALTASLILGVAWAAWHAPLFLMVGYYSSWDFAPDPAWFAFNVLVGAVLYTWLFNNTNRSVLAAILFHFLGNATGQLLELSPAADRYQTAVTTVLVLVVLLWWGPANLRRGEERPLPPY